The genomic window GCTCACATGACTCTCCTGCTTTCCATGTCCCTGGACAATCTCCTCTTAAGGATATCAGTTTAATTCTGGTTAAGATATCAGCAGTTGAGCTCCCTGTTAATCTCACTTAATCTCTGCCATGAATTATGTCTCAGTGAGGCGTGGGGGATGGAGCAAAGTGATTGCCTTTCACGCTGCGAGCTGGAAATTTGAGCAGTGCCTGCTCTCAGTCCCCACACCTTGTTCAACCCTCATGTTACACTCAGTGACCATGCAACCAGAAGGAATTGCTCTCCCGTACCTGGTGACTTTGCAGGATGTGAGCTACTGGCTGGTGTTAATTGATGAATTGATTGAATGACTCAATGGGATGGAGGAATAAGTGGTACTGGGGAGATGGgcaatggtgggggggggtggggggcggggggatgCGGGGGAAGGGAGTAAGCTGCGAGCCTGAGTTGTTGTTCGGATCTGAGTTGGTGTTTGGTTGATGCTGCTGCATTATTGCAAATTGACTTTGATCCTCTGTAATGTCGCAGAGTGAAACACAGTACGGGCTGTTAAGTCTCAGCTCTTTGTTAATCCCCTGGGAAGACCAGTCTCTCTCATCAGTTACAAGCAGTACACAGTGCAGACATTTCCTGCCTGTGCTTTCTTTAAGAGAGTGATGTTTCCCTGTCCCTTCCTTGGTCCATGTGTTCTCAGTGGGTCACATTCCCAGCTAAGTTCACggatcttgaaaaatgtccacattacagaggagcaagtgctggatgtcttgaaaagcacAAAGATAggtaaatccccagaacctgatcaggtgtaccctagaactctgtgggaagctagagaagtgattgctgggcctcttgctgagatacttgtatcatcgatagtcacaggtgaggtgccggaagactggaggttggcaaacgtggtgccactgtttaagaagggcggtaaagacaagccaggaaacgaCAGAgaggtgagcctgacctcggtggtgagcaagttgttggagggaatcctgagggacaggatgttcatgtatttggaaaggcaaggactgatttgggatagtcaacatggctttgtgcgtgggaaatcatgtctcacaaacttgatgaatttgttgaggaagtaacaaaaaggattgatgaaggcagagcagtaggtgtgatctgtatggacttcagtaaggcatttgacaaggttccccatgggaggctggtgagcaaggttagatctcacggaatacagggagaactcgccatttggatacagaactggctcaaaggtagaagacagagggtgttggtggagggttgtttttcagactggatgcctgtgaccagtggagtgccacaaggatcggtgctgggtcctctactttttgtcatttatgtaaatgatttggacgtgagcataagaggtacagttagtaagtttgcagatgacaccaaaattggaggtgtagtagacagtgaagggggttacctcagattacaacaggatcttgaccagatgggccaatgggctgagaagtggcagatggagtttaattcagataaatgcgaggtgctgtattttgggaaagcaaatcagggcaggacttatacacttaatggtaaggtccgcgggagtgttgctgaacaaagagaccttggagtgcaggttcatagctccttgaaagtggagtcgcaggtagataggatagtgaagaaggcatttggtatgctttcttttgttggtcagagtattgagtacaggagttgggtggtcattttgcagctgtacaggacgttggttaggccattgttggaatattgtatgcaattctggtctccttcctatcggaaagatgttgcgaaacttgaaagggttcagaaaagatttacaaggatgttgccagagttggaggatttaagctacagggagaggttgaataggctggggctgttttccctggagcatcggaggctgaggggtgaccttatagaggtttacaaaatcatgaggggcatcgatagggtaaacagacaaagtcatTTTCCCAATTTGGGAGAGTCCAAAATGCGAGGGgataggttcagggtgagtgggaaaagatttcaaagggacctaagggacaaccttttcatacagagggtggtacgtgtatggaatgagctgccagaggaagtggtggaggctggtacaatgacaacatttcaaaggtgtttggatgggtatatgaggaggaaggatttggagggatatgggccaagtgctgacaaccGGGACTAGATGAGATTGGTAtatttggttgacatggatgagttcgaccaaatggtctgtttctgtgcagttcaGCTCTGTGACTCAGTAGGTGGTGTTCTCAACTGGCTTCAGGGTTCCTGTCAGCAGACTCCCCTCCAGCCATGGAGTATCACCCCTCCACACAGGTCCCCAACTCTGTCTGCAGACTGACCACCAACATGGGGTAGATGTCATGGTTTCCACCACCACTCTTCAAGAAAGAACTTCCCAGTCTTAGGGTTATCCTTAACTCTTCAACCAGCCTGCACTTTCTGGCCAGTTTGGGGACTGAATGGGATCTTACTGTGCACGCATTAGGTGTCACATTGCTAGTGGTGAGATGCTGAAAGCTGGGGTACATCTCGAGGGAGTGAATATGGAGGGGATACAGACTGAAAGGATTACCGAGCTTGGTGTCTTGCTGCCCCTGCGTGATGCCCTGACTGGGGGAGTGCGGTTGATGGTGGGGGGGTCAGTGAAACTGGACACCCCTTCGCTGTGTCCTATTGCGACTGTGATTTGGGAGGTCCGAAGCATTTGTCCAAGAGGAAAGTGGGCAGTGAAGGGAGCCTTACTGTCCACAGATCAACACCAAGACATCCGCTCTCACAGTCACACGGTCAGGACACAATGCAAGAATGCCAACAGCAGGAAGGGTGCTGACTGTGATTGGCCAAGGCGTTGTTGTGGAGAAAGCAGTATGAAATCAAggcacccccttcccccccaccccagggcccCACTCCTGGCTAGTTCAGAAAAGGTGCAAAGTTTGATCATGTCCCTTTGGTGTGGGAAAGATTAGGATCAGGTCTCTATTGCCTCCAGCAAAGAGCCACGTAATGAGCTTCCCTGATGATTGCCCTCATTCGCTTGTTTGTGTGACCAGTTGTGCACTCTGGATTGTCGAGTAAGTGCTGCCCCATCCGTGTCTGTGGTGTGATTTGGGCCAGAGCACTCAGCACCTGATAAAGGGGGTCAGTGAAACATTGTCAGTGCTGTCACCAGCTGCATTCTGCGCAGGAAACTTGGGGAAATAAGCTCTGTGCTCATACCCAGAGAGTGGAAATTCTCTATCATGTAGGTAAGGGGGTGGTGGAAAACCCGAGCTGGGCAGGCAGGCAGCCTTTCCCAGAGTATGAGAAAGAGAATTGGCACTTTGACCAGAATCACCTTGACCCCTGATTACAGGGACACTCAGTCAGGAGATCGCGAGCAGTGAGCCAGAGGAGGAACCGAAAACCTGGTTTCTGCTCAACACACCAtcggagagggtactgaggggaGACGGTGGGAAATGTTTGAGCTGTTTCTGACTGCACTGTGGGGGAAATGGGGTGACATATTTGAGCTGATTGTTAGTAGTGAAACAGCAAGCTGTGGGGCGGGTGGTAGGATAGCACAATTTGAGTCTGCCTTTGACAGAGACAGCAGACACACGATGGCTCAAAtgagctgtttcagccccagccGTTTGACACAGTGATGTTGCCAGGCCTGAGTGTTCACCCGTGGCTTGTGGAAGTTCAGTCAGTGTGTGGAACCAAGTCACAGCAAAGCGAGGCGTGTGCTGGGATGGACAATTGTACTGCAACGTCAGACTGATTGACTCTCTCCTCGTCTTCCTGCAGCCATCGCCCTGACAGTCTGCAGCTCTCTGGAGAACAGCACCTCAACACTGACTGGTGAGTGAGTCCATGCTTCACTGGGGCCTGAATTGGGCTTGTGGGGATTGTCCTTCTATCTGGACaagagaatgccattcagcccctttctGAACACCTGGTTTGTTTCCCGCCCTGCGTTCCTCAATAATTGAACCAGTGTTTCCCGACTGTGGTCTTGGGAACGTTCGGGGCTGCAGTTCCCTCACTCCTGTCCTGGGGCCCTGGGTTTCAATCCCACCAAGCTATAGCTGGGGGAATCTCATTGATATAGACCAGCCTGGAATTGAAAGCAAGCCTGGGAGGGGTCCCAGAACTGCTGCCTCTTGTCGGgaaaagtcaggagtgtggtgctggaaaagcacagcacgtcaggcagcatccgaggagcaggagagtccatgtttcatcaggaatattgtCGGGGAAAAGCCCTCCAATTGATCAGTGTCCTTCAGGTCAGGGAATTTTCCATCTTCACTCAGtcgggcagcatcaggaggtagagaaatCTACGTTTCAGGTTGGAACCCTTCTTCAAGGCGAGGAGTAGGGGTGtaagggggagctgcagataaagggggggcTGTTGTCAGTGGGAAGCTCAGAGTGAGTGGCAGCAATCACAGTCCTGGTGTTTGACAGTCAATCTGACCATCACAGTCCTTGGCTGTTCTCAAGTCTCGACGGAACTGTTAATCCCCTCATTCCCACCTCAGAGAAACTTGCATTGCAGTAGCACCTTTGGGGTTTGCGCCTCCCCCATCCTATCCCCATTGAGAGTTTGGCCTTATGGAGCAATTAGAGGTCAGGAACTATCTGCAGGCTTCCATTGGTCCAGAAGTCATGTTATATTGAGAAACTAACTACTGCCATCCATCTGAGAGGTAACCAGAGGGTCAGgggtcaatctctctctctctctctctctctctctctgtctttcccgtGCCGTGTGCTCGCGGTGGGGGGAGTCCAGGTCATGACCCCTGTTGAGTTGCTGATGGAGAAACAAGAACTCCAGTGTGAATGAGCAAGGCTGGTCACTGTCCACCCAGGGAGTGAATGAACtgtcctctcccccactcccagtCCCAACTCACACTCAGGTTTGGCACTGTGCCCGTTCCAAGAGGAGGCCATTCGCGCCATCTGCTCCATGCTGATCTCCATGTTCCTCTCCCAACCCCTTCATTTCACCCCATTGACACTGCCTTCTGTTCCCCTGTCCCTTGTGTTCAGCCAGTTTGCCCCTTTCACATATCTGCAATGTACCCTTTACCCAGCACCTGGGAGAGCCAACCCCTCAGACTGTCCACGCTGTCTCCGAGCGAGATGTCTATCTTCTCCAGAGTTGCTGACTAGACCGCTGTGTGAGTGCCTCCCTCAGTGTCAGGATGTGGCTGAGACTGAGCAGCCAGTGCCCCCTTGCCCTCAGGTCTCCATGGTGGGTGTGTAAGCTGCCTGTGGGACAGAATGCCCGCACCATCATGGGCACAGAGTACTTGGTGTTAGCCCCAGATGACAGCTGCAGAGCAGATCCACCAAAGGCAGGCTGGATCATGACTGGCAGTAATAGGAGCTTCCTGCCTCACTCCCTCTGGGAATCGAAGTTTTGTTATGATGGAGCTCTAGTGTTACCTCCAGCCCTTGTGAAGTCCGTCGCTGTACAATACTTCAAAGGAGCAGCGTCGATGAATCAAATGTCCTGATCTTCCTCCACCCGAGTGGCCCTGCCACACCCAGACCTAGAGAGCAGTTTACAGGAGGTGACAGACGCTGGATTGATCAGAATGATACAGAGAGCTCCTGGAACATGGCAGAGAGGTGGAGAACAGGGGGGCATCGGCAGGGGATGTTTCtcagctgggggggggggtgtcactgCACATGGAGGTCAGTACAAGGTAACCTGCCCTTCCCTTGAGTTATGCCAACAAGCTGGCCATGTGGTGGACCACACTGGCTGTTGGCCGGGGAAGGCAGCAGAATGGACAGGTACTCTGCCTGGGCTAGAACATGGCAGAGAGTGTGTGACGGGGACATCATTCATTTGAGTATCACAGTGGGCACGTTGGCCTCCATCAGAAAGGGGAATTGAGTGCATGTGCAAAGATGGCTTCCTACATCCAGCTCTCTTCCGGGGTATCGGGAActggtttggtctccttactctGAGACCTGGCAGGGCAGGCTCCTCAAATCGAATCCCCTGGGAGTATTTGGCAGGACATCTTACCTACCATTGAGAAGAACAAGATGGTCAAAAGGGGAGGCGTTGACTGAGTGATTTTGTCACTGTATTGTGTCCCCAGgccatgttctggggacctgctTTCAAATCCTATCAAGACAGATGGCAGAATCCAAGTTCAATAAAAACGTGGAATTCAGAGTccagtgatgaccatgaatccattgccaattgttggagaaacccatctggttcaggaaTATCCGTTagagaaagaaactgccatccttacctggtctccatgtgactccagacccccagcGATGTGGGTGAGTGTGAACTGTCCTCTGGATAATTCGGGATGGCCTAGCCAATGATGACCTCACCCTGTGcatgaacataaaacatagaacaatacagcacagaacaggcccttcggcccacgatgttgtgccgaacttctagcctagattaagcacccatccatgtacctatccaaatgccgcttaaaggtcgccaatgattctgactctaccactcccacgggcagcgcattccatgcccccaccactctctgggtaaagaacccacccctgacatctcccctataccttccacccttcaccttaaatttatgtccccttgtaacactctgttgtacccggggaaaaagtttctgactgtctactctatctattcctctgatcaccttataaacctctatcaagtcacccctcatccttcgccgttccaatgagaaaaggccgagaactctcaacctatcctcgtacgacctactctccattccaggcaacatcctggtaaatcttctctgcaccctctccaaagcgtccacatctttcctaaagtgaggcgaccagaactgcacacagtactccaactgtggcctaaccaaagtcctgtacagctgcaacatcacttcacgactcttgaattcaatccctctgctaatgaacgataatacaccataggccttcttacaaactctatccacctgagtggcaaccttcaaagatctatgtacatagaccccaagatccctctgttcctccacctgactaagaaccctaccattaaccctgtattccgcattcttatctgttcttccaaaatggacaacctcacacttggcagggttgaactccatctgccactcctcagcccagctctgcatcatatctaaaatGGAGAATTCTGACAGGGTGGCTGGGGTGTCTCAGAGGGGCAGTCTGAAAGGTTGCTGATTCAGGCAGACTGGAGGGGGTAATGATCCACAGCCTGACTGAATGGGAGAGCAGCTCTCATTCATCGGGCGAATGGCctggtcatacagtcatagagtcctacaggtcattcagcctaaACTGGTCCacgctaatcccatttccctgcacttggcccacatccttctaatcctttcctatccgtgtatgtgtccaaatgccttttaagtgctgttAATATAGCCGCCataaccacttccactggcagctcattccatatacataccaccctctgtgtaaaaaaagtcccccctcaggttcccttttgttCTTTCCCCTCGAATCTTTAACTGATGCCCtgtagtcctcaattccccaaccctgagagaaagactgagtgcattcaccccatccatgcctctcatgatctcatATACCTCTGTAAGGTCTCACCCCACCCACTCTGTGTCTGAGGCTCAAAAGAAAAGAGTTGGGGGATGGTCTCTCTCAGTGGGACACTGGGTCCCAGCTGCAGTGAGCCAGGTTTGGCTGAGGCACGACCTGGCTCACAGACAGTGGGAAGTCAGCCCCTCCTGAAATCTCAGTGGCCTCGGGGAATTGGCCGTTCTGTTTGTAGTGTAGCCAGGCGGCGGCAGATCAGAGAGCCCAGGTACAGTGGTGTTGTCTGCCCAGAGTCCGACAGCCAACTGGCAGCAGCTGCCCAGATAGgatatcccccccacccccgcccccggtCCCTGAGAAACCCGCTCTCATAGACAGGAAACAAAACAGCAGCAGCATACTCTGACCATACAATGGCAGCTTCACCAAGGTCTGAAGGTGACAGGTGTGTACTTTCTGTGCAGTGATATCTGATCAGCCTTTTCATCCTGTGTACATTCCAACTCACCAAGGCCCTGATTAAACCAGGAACAAGACTGACTGCATGACGTTCTGAGGGAGAGAGCTCAGAACGTGGGAGGTGTCCTTTTCAGCTCAGTCACATAACGCTGCATTAGAGACATTCACCTTCCAGACAAAGGctgtctctttttctttctctctctctctctctctctctctctctctctctctctcataccgcACCTTCACATTCCAGCACCAGTCTGAACTGGAGTGGGGATGCAGTGAGAAGAATGCAATTGATGTGGCAGCTTGTGGCATCCCCTGCAGTGGTGCTGGCTGCTCTTCCTTGTGGGGCATTGGCTATCCTTTGTTTTTTCAGTTGGTGCTGCTCTCTCTGCCCAGGTAGCTGACAGGGATACCAGGAACTGTGTGGGTCtacagacacacactgtctcaggCAAAccgactcacacactcacgcatccCTCACGCAGAGTCTGAGATCTCCgtcttcacctgctcactgggatCCCACCCACCCCCGCCTGAAATCGCAGTCACGTGAACACCAGAGCGAGAGATCAGAGGGCAAGGTTTGTGGGGAAGTGGGCAGCAGATTCTAAACAGAGAGCTTagttctctcaaagggttgtgaatctgtggaaatctcTGCCCCAgggtgtggtggatgctgggacacggAGGAGGTAGAGTTTTAATGAGGAATGAGTTGAAGAGTTATGGGTAGgacagtggagttgaggctgagatgtgaTTGCCCATTGATGGTGttaaatggcaaagcagactggatgggctgaatggtctcctgctcCCGGTTGCTCCGTGCTGATGTCGGTGAAGATCAGGAGGCCGTTTctctgagagtgagggagagagcacaTAGTGAATTGAGCACCTTCCTGAGGCACCTGCAGCACTGAATACAGATGGAGTCTCGTAGTGCTGTCTCCTCCTCCATCTGTCCACGTGAAGCTTCCAAGCAGCTGCGGGAAGAGCAGAGAACTCTCACTGCTGGCTCATAGGCCAGCCCTTCATGTCAACCTTAAACCAGAGAGATTAGCCCCATCACTGTCCTGTGGGCAAGGCACTTTCTCTGTGTAACGTGGTTGGCCTGTGAGTGCCCACAATGGTGTGAATTTGTTCAGGATTGAGTGCACATACCACTGTCCTGTGGGCTAATGGGAGAGCACAGCATAGCTGTGACACTGGATCCATCAggagagattcaccaggatgttgccgggtggGGAAGGGCtaagaataggctggggcttcttTAACTGGAGTGTAGTGACCtgatcaaggtttataaaataatgagaggtatagacagggttaatggtaattgtcttttccctagggtgggggatttccacactagggagcacatttttaaggtcagagggcacatcttttacccagagggtggtttgtgtgtggaatgaacttcctgagggagTGGCTGATGTGGGTGcacttacaatgtttaaaagacatttggataaagagaggaataggaaagggtttggaggtacatgggccaggagcaggcaggtgggatgtgtttagtttgggattatggtcagcatggactggatgggccaaagggtctgtttccatactgtgtgcATCTGTGAGTTGTTGGTCATTGTTCCTGTGCTGGGCGATCTCTCATAGTGAGCTACCGTCTTGGTGCTGTCCCTGGCTCAAGACCGTGTGTGAGAGTCTCCCAACTGGAGCGGGTGGGTCCCAGTTACCAGGCCTACCATGTACGCACACCTCCTTGTGGTCAGGGGCAGCCTGTCAGGAACCAGACTCCTgtgggaagagggagagagagagagcgcgcgggccTCCAACGACACTGACTCCACTTGgcggtgtgtctctctctctctctctctctctctctctctctctctctctctccctaagtCCCAGAGTGAGGTTTGAAGCAGCTCTGACTTGCTCCTTGTGTGATGAGAGGCCTCTGAAGCCTgagctttggagatggtgcagccCAGGAGAGTAAGGAGGCTGCTGAGGGTTCCTGAGTATCTAACTGAGTGACTGTTCTCTCCTGTCTACCTGCAGATCCTCCTGTGGCAGCTGCTGTCCGTGCACATTTTGAAGAGTGTCCTTTGACTCACAGACACTTCTGTTTCCATGGCACCTGTCGGTTTTTGGTGCAGGAGTCTTTGGCGGCTTGTGTGTAAGTGGGTTTAGATCTGGAAATCCTGGgagctgggactgggactgggacctTTCAGCCTCTCAATCACATTGGGTTGTCTGATGGTTTCACCATAACAAAGAAACCgaacaaacaggccattcagccccataaCCGTCTCTGCTGGTCCATCTGATCATGGCAGAGCTTCCATGATCTTGCACACACAACCCCGTCCTTGACAGCAAATGTaggtcctgtctccccaaagcatCGTCAGTGCCACTGTCAAAAGAAACTCTCAAATCCTTCATATCGTCTTCAAACCAGAACACCTCGCTGTCTTCCAACAGCCAGGATAGTCCCACTCCACATCCTTCCCCCTCAACTCCATATTCTCCATGAGAAAGTACACACTGACCTTTCTGATGTTCTCTCTGTACCTACACAGTAACTGAGGACATTTCCCAGGACACTCCGATTCTGCTGCACTcccagactgtcccctctctctctttctctgtctctccctcactcttactgtctctttttcactctgtcacactcacactctctcagtctctctctctctctctgctgattGTCCCTAACCTTGAGAGCTCTCCGTGTTCACACATTGAGCCTGTTATTCCCCTTTAGAAGCTCCAAACGAGccctcctgccccccccccctctctcagacactgtattcccagaccctcaccactctgTTTGTGGAATGGGCTTTCCTGTTTGATTTGCCAAATCCCTGGAGCCTGTCCCCTCTGGTTCTGTGTTCTGGGATCAGTGGGAATactccactctgtcctggttTTGTGTGTTTGGGGCTGGCTcactcagctcacacacacactcaccgcaaaCCATTGAGAGCAGGAGCAGAGCCCTTCCTTTGCTCGGATTGAGAAGAGACTGCAGATGTTGGTCACCCCATGCTCCCCACTTCCAGCCGGGACACAGACTCCATCAGCTGCACAGCACTGACCATTCCCAGTCCCACACTGCATGAGGAGTTTGGGTTGGACTGTGACAGTTGGGTGGAGAAGCTGAGGTTATTCTccagccagagagagatagtgaagggCTGATTTTGTGAAGGAATTTTCCATGACGGAGTTTCCATTGATAAGGAGATCCCAGGATCAAGTTGATTTGCAGAAAACCAGGGGCAGAATGTGAGTTATTTGATTACACAGAGGGTTTGTTACattctgcaattgggaggaacaGATTTTTCCAAAGTTTGGAAAGGAAGTGCAGAGCACTGGACATGGGATGGATTATTCCCAGTGAACTGCAGGGTGATGGGAAGAGAGGGAATGCTGGGTGGAATGTTTGTCTGGTGTACTCTCTCGCCCTGAGTGAATCTTTTTGATTGTAGCTGTCATACAGGGTACATGGGCTCCCGATGTGAACACGCTGACCTCCTGGCTGTGGTAGCTACACAACAGAAACAACAAGCCCTCACTACCCTGCTTGTGGTCTCCATCATTGCCTCAGCTCTCCTGATAGCGGCTTGTGTCTTACTGCAGTAAGTACCGGGGCTGGGGAGTCAGGGTGGGCTAGGGGAGATCTACTCCGTGCTCAGACCCATCGAGGAACCTATCCACAGCTGAGGGCTGGATCTGAAACTCGGCTTCTCAACACTTTCCAAAGAAGGGAAGaaattgcatttgtatagcagccTTCAGGTGCAGTCCCTGTGCAGGACGTGTTGGGAGGGAGAAGGATTTGGAATGGTCAGTGAGCTCACATCCCCggttccacccccacccccatctctctctctgtctgtctgtcaccctTCCTCACTGTCTGGAAGCTGACCAAGAGTCAGTGGCTGACAGAGGAACACTGTGATCCCGGCAGTGACAGTGCCTCTGGGTTAGGGGGTCACACACATTCTGCCTGTCACTCGGTAAACGCTGAGCAAAGGAATCAATGCCAATAAAGCTGCCTTGGCATAGCGCCACCCTTACTGTGGTGACACCTGGCCCACATAGCTGCACAGAAATATGGACAAGCATCAGAGGAGGGCAGGCATTCCCCAgtgagaggccattcagcccttcaaactggTTCTGAACCCCTGTGTTTGTGAACCCCTTGAAGCTTTGTGTGTGACCCATGGGCCCTGGTGCAGGGGGGAATGGATTTCAGGCATTGTCAGATATCCTGCTCACTGTTTCTGACTGAGTCCCCTCTGCCCCAGGCTGGCTGCAGTATTCCCAGGATATCAGCAATCCCTGTGCAAAGTCCAATCCCAGCATTCTGATCAGAGcagagaatccctgcagtgtggaagcaggccattcagtccataccaaagagcatcccagccagacccatccctgtaaccctgcatttcccacggccaatccacccgaacctgcacatggttcgcctgtgggtggaaacccacgcagacacagggagaatgtgcaaactccacacagaccaacAGCCCAAGGcagggatcgaacccaggtcgttggcgctgtgaggtagcagcgttaaccactgacccactgtgGCATCACCTTGGAGTCACGACGCATTGATTCAAACCTCACAGCAACTTGGAAACGACCAGACTGTGGTCAGAACCCCCATCTGGTTCCCCCGTATCCTCCCAGGAAGGAACTCTGAtctagtctggcctacacgtgactccagacccacagcaatgtgactgactcaACCCAGCCCAGTACGCAGGAAGGCAGGGCATTGTGAGGGCTGGACAGTCAGCTGGGGTTCCAACAGAGGGAGTGTTACCTATGTTAGTGTTGG from Chiloscyllium punctatum isolate Juve2018m chromosome 35, sChiPun1.3, whole genome shotgun sequence includes these protein-coding regions:
- the LOC140459613 gene encoding protransforming growth factor alpha-like translates to MFSFCAEVILIFSAIALTVCSSLENSTSTLTDPPVAAAVRAHFEECPLTHRHFCFHGTCRFLVQESLAACVCHTGYMGSRCEHADLLAVVATQQKQQALTTLLVVSIIASALLIAACVLLHCCQKWRKSELCQQIFARREASLLKNVPPSAQGDTGV